A section of the Leptidea sinapis chromosome 26, ilLepSina1.1, whole genome shotgun sequence genome encodes:
- the LOC126972495 gene encoding craniofacial development protein 1 isoform X1 yields MSSGSESDEDFVPGEPEQVSEEESADEETEKQYEDEQNTKKRKIIANSNGQKRIKASSVVEEATEDELDSKEPVKPEEEKKREDDLWAKFLEGTDSKPKPKVEEPVRGTKLSDGDKKGDSKVTKQDSNSEKEREKRIFEFAGETIIVENNVIKDKIKTAEAPPSVSKVAVPSGRSSGGLSNLVGQLNKKNKLSTLEKSKLDWNTYKQEEGFEEEVTSHNKGKNGYLDRQDFLDRSEMRQYEIERDLRMNRRSKR; encoded by the exons ATGTCGTCAGGCAGTGAAAGTGACGAAGATTTTGTACCGGGTGAACCAGAGCAAGTTTCTGAAGAAGAATCGGCAGATGAAGAGACAGAGAAGCAATACGAAGACGAACAAAACACAAAGAAACGTAAAATCATAGCAAATTCGAATGGACAAAAGAGAATCAAAGCAAGCAGTGTTGTCGAAGAAGCAACGGAAGATGAACTAGACAGCAAAGAACCAGTGAAACCGGAAGAAGAGAAAAAACGAGAGGATGATTTGTGGGCGAAGTTCTTAGAAGGAACCGATTCCAAACCGAAGCCCAAAGTAGAGGAGCCAGTAAGAGGTACTAAACTAAGTGATGGAGATAAAAAAGGAGATAGTAAAGTAACAAAGCAAGATAGTAATAGTGAAAAGGAAAGAGAAAAGAGGATATTTGAGTTTGCGGGAGAAACCATAATAgtagaaaataatgttattaaagataaaattaaaacagcTGAAGCACCCCCCTCAG TGAGTAAAGTAGCTGTGCCCAGCGGTCGTAGTTCTGGCGGACTGTCGAACTTAGTCGGAcaattgaacaaaaaaaacaaactttctACATTAGAGAAATCAAAGCTGGATTGGAATACTTACAAACAGGAAGAAGGATTTGAAGAGGAAGTTACGAGTCACAATAAAGGAAAGAATGG atatttGGACCGGCAAGACTTTCTCGACAGGTCTGAAATGCGACAGTACGAGATTGAGCGTGATTTGAGAATGAATCGACGAAGCAAACGCTAG
- the LOC126972495 gene encoding uncharacterized protein LOC126972495 isoform X2 yields MGKVRSATGPPRKQGFNKSGHSMNPERPTEGLVGVGKPRTKGTIKRLQMYRNFKAKRDKTGKILTPAPFQGWLASGTQARVEPNQKWFGNSRVISQNALQKFQDEFGAAIKNPYQVVMKPTNLPITLLNEKAKNARVHLLDTEGFDKTFGPKKQRKRVNLKFDDLQTLSKAVEESAEKYDENKDIDRVREDTGIKDGQREWIFGAGMSRRIWNELYKVIDSSDVLLQVLDARDPMGTRSPYVEKFLREEKPHKHLIFILNKVDLVPNWVTQRWVAILSSEYPTIAFHASMNHPFGKGSLINLLRQFAKLHIDKKQISVGLIGYPNVGKSSVINTLRAKKVCKVAPIAGETKVWQYITLMRRIYLIDCPGVVYPSAETDTEKVLKGVVRVELVQNPEDYIEEVIKRVRKDYLIKTYKVDGWETSTEFLEKMAARTGKLLKKGEPDIAQVAKMVLNDWQRGKLPFYVAPEGFEVPLSKQGGEEVKETSKQTAPEETEEKSNEIVELEQNENDSNTSALKVNKLIIAQDFAKIRVGLQFDNEDDVKPLDAIDIPKELKGIDDTQEDISQGQEEKENNENENSDSDISTFYSTDENDCSDVEDYLTNDIETVKEMKLQKIKAASGTFTIEELPHGRKRKAMGEESFKAKMTAKHRRAIERAQKRTKTGSNFYEVANMSSGSESDEDFVPGEPEQVSEEESADEETEKQYEDEQNTKKRKIIANSNGQKRIKASSVVEEATEDELDSKEPVKPEEEKKREDDLWAKFLEGTDSKPKPKVEEPVRGTKLSDGDKKGDSKVTKQDSNSEKEREKRIFEFAGETIIVENNVIKDKIKTAEAPPSVSKVAVPSGRSSGGLSNLVGQLNKKNKLSTLEKSKLDWNTYKQEEGFEEEVTSHNKGKNGYLDRQDFLDRSEMRQYEIERDLRMNRRSKR; encoded by the exons ATGGGCAAGGTGAGATCAGCAACGGGTCCGCCCAGAAAACAGGGCTTTAACAAATCGGGCCATTCCATGAATCCAGAGCGCCCGACTGAAGGACTTGTAGGAGTTGGTAAACCACGTACCAAAGGTACAATAAAGAGGCTGCAGATGTATAGGAATTTTAAAGCTAAAAGAGATAAAACAGGAAAGATCCTTACACCAGCTCCATTTCAAGGTTGGTTAGCATCTGGCACTCAGGCAAGAGTTGAGCCCAACCAAAAATGGTTTGGAAACTCTAGGGTTATATCACAAAATGCCCTTCAAAAGTTTCAGGATGAATTTGGTGCTGCCATCAAAAATCCTTATCAGGTTGTAATGAAACCAACAAATCTGCCCATTactttattaaatgaaaaagcTAAGAATGCACGTGTGCATTTGTTAGATACAGAAGGCTTTGATAAAACATTTGGGCCAAAGAAACAGAGGAAGAGAGTTAATCTGAAGTTTGATGATTTACAAACATTGTCCAAAGCAGTTGAGGAGAGTGCTGAGAAATATGACGAAAATAAAGATATTGATAGGGTACGTGAAGACACTGGAATAAAAGATGGTCAAAGGGAATGGATATTTGGAGCTGGAATGAGCAGAAGAATTTGGAATGAACTTTATAAAGTTATAGATTCATCTGATGTACTATTACAAGTTCTTGATGCCCGTGATCCTATGGGAACAAGAAGTCCTTATGTAGAGAAATTTCTTAGAGAAGAaaaaccacacaaacatttaatatttattttaaacaaagttgATCTTGTACCAAATTGGGTTACACAAAGGTGGGTTGCTATTTTAAGCTCTGAATATCCTACAATTGCCTTCCATGCATCTATGAATCATCCATTTGGTAAAGGTTCGCTTATTAATTTGTTGCGACAATTTGCAAAATTACACATTGACAAAAAACAAATTAGTGTTGGCCTCATTGGATATCCTAATGTTGGTAAATCATCAGTTATAAATACATTAAGAGCTAAAAAAGTTTGTAAGGTTGCTCCTATAGCTGGTGAAACTAAAGTATGGCAGTACATTACGCTGATGAGAAGGATATATTTAATTGATTGTCCAGGTGTTGTGTATCCATCAGCAGAGACGGATactgaaaaagttttaaaaggtGTTGTTCGAGTGGAACTAGTTCAGAATCCTGAAGATTACATTGAGGAAGTAATCAAAAGGGTCCGTAAagactatttaataaaaacttataaagtAGACGGTTGGGAGACATCCACTGAATTTCTGGAAAAGATGGCTGCTCGTActggaaaattattaaaaaaaggtgAACCCGACATTGCACAGGTTGCGAAAATGGTTCTCAATGATTGGCAGAGAGGTAAATTACCATTCTATGTAGCCCCAGAAGGATTTGAAGTTCCCTTATCTAAACAGGGTGGTGAAGAGGTGAAAGAAACTTCAAAACAAACAGCACCAGAAGAAACTGAAGAAAAATCTAATGAAATAGTTGAATTGGAACAAAATGAAAATGACTCTAATACATCTGCACTGAAAGTCAACAAATTAATTATAGCTCAAGACTTTGCTAAGATTAGAGTTGGACTACAATTTGACAATGAAGATGATGTTAAACCCCTAGATGCTATTGATATACCAAAAGAACTTAAAGGTATTGATGATACTCAAGAGGATATATCTCAGGGTCAAGAGGAAAaagaaaacaatgaaaatgaaaatagtgATTCAGATATAAGCACCTTTTATAGTACTGATGAGAATGACTGTAGTGATGTTGAAGATTATTTAACAAATGATATTGAAACTGTTAAAGAGATGAAATTACAAAAGATTAAAGCTGCTAGTGGTACCTTTACCATTGAAGAGTTACCTCATGGTAGGAAACGAAAGGCAATGGGTGAAGAATCATTTAAGGCAAAGATGACTGCAAAACACAGAAGAGCCATTGAAAGAGCCCAAAAACGCACCAAAACAGGAAGCAATTTCTATGAAGTTGCAAAT ATGTCGTCAGGCAGTGAAAGTGACGAAGATTTTGTACCGGGTGAACCAGAGCAAGTTTCTGAAGAAGAATCGGCAGATGAAGAGACAGAGAAGCAATACGAAGACGAACAAAACACAAAGAAACGTAAAATCATAGCAAATTCGAATGGACAAAAGAGAATCAAAGCAAGCAGTGTTGTCGAAGAAGCAACGGAAGATGAACTAGACAGCAAAGAACCAGTGAAACCGGAAGAAGAGAAAAAACGAGAGGATGATTTGTGGGCGAAGTTCTTAGAAGGAACCGATTCCAAACCGAAGCCCAAAGTAGAGGAGCCAGTAAGAGGTACTAAACTAAGTGATGGAGATAAAAAAGGAGATAGTAAAGTAACAAAGCAAGATAGTAATAGTGAAAAGGAAAGAGAAAAGAGGATATTTGAGTTTGCGGGAGAAACCATAATAgtagaaaataatgttattaaagataaaattaaaacagcTGAAGCACCCCCCTCAG TGAGTAAAGTAGCTGTGCCCAGCGGTCGTAGTTCTGGCGGACTGTCGAACTTAGTCGGAcaattgaacaaaaaaaacaaactttctACATTAGAGAAATCAAAGCTGGATTGGAATACTTACAAACAGGAAGAAGGATTTGAAGAGGAAGTTACGAGTCACAATAAAGGAAAGAATGG atatttGGACCGGCAAGACTTTCTCGACAGGTCTGAAATGCGACAGTACGAGATTGAGCGTGATTTGAGAATGAATCGACGAAGCAAACGCTAG
- the LOC126972512 gene encoding transmembrane protein 170A, translated as MYDMLSEFRVSEFDSIVDILRLTPIDPLDTFGEMWYPVFLWSLCSSVFVHTCAALVAFGTLRKHKYGKFFPVLLIVTGVMSPITSGVASSAAIAFIYRAANLTMPPIHAMIWGIGQTLLGAGIGFTRILATL; from the coding sequence ATGTATGATATGCTGTCTGAATTCAGAGTATCGGAATTCGATTCAATCGTAGATATATTAAGATTGACTCCAATTGATCCCTTAGATACATTTGGTGAAATGTGGTATCCTGTATTTTTGTGGTCCTTGTGCTCTTCCGTTTTTGTACATACTTGTGCAGCTTTAGTAGCATTTGGAACACtaagaaaacataaatatggtaaatTTTTTCCAGTGCTTCTTATAGTGACAGGTGTTATGAGTCCCATTACATCTGGAGTTGCAAGTAGTGCTGCAATTGCATTCATATATCGTGCAGCCAACTTGACTATGCCTCCAATACACGCTATGATATGGGGCATCGGACAAACTCTTTTAGGTGCAGGAATTGGTTTTACAAGAATATTAGCTACCCTATAG